One region of Armigeres subalbatus isolate Guangzhou_Male chromosome 3, GZ_Asu_2, whole genome shotgun sequence genomic DNA includes:
- the LOC134224007 gene encoding coagulation factor IX-like translates to MFLKTVILLICTTSIKCAQNARIFGGQQRVEPGEFPYNALINIRVLLSTQMKTSCGSILAPKWILVAAHSVYDDIASPNLFEVIAGRYDLLQWTGTEQVRRVQTVIRHPEYNHAVKGFHDIALLLLTTSLSYNEYVQPVSLVSNLEYPLGAVGMVTGYGVIQPSGTTASYLSKLSVNILTPETCSNGDASWNTNLICTDPGTCEGDSGAPLFLRNGDQWSQIGLISFGFQCAFYGTPAYYTSVPQYLNWINETIVTTNDDDNGSKRTAVPLMGIIVVTCSKIIIGFLAF, encoded by the exons ATGTTCTTAAAAACAGTAATACTGCTAATATGCACCACTTCGATTAAATGTGCCCAAAACGCGCGTATCTTTGGCGGTCAACAGAGGGTTGAACCGGGAGAGTTCCCATACAATGCCCTTATCAACATTCGAGTACTGCTGAGTACGCAAATGAAAACCTCCTGTGGATCAATCCTAGCGCCAAAGTGGATCCTTGTGGCAGCCCACTCCGTGTACGACGACATTGCCAGCCCGAACTTATTTGAAGTGATCGCTGGAAGGTACGATTTGCTTCAGTGGACCGGAACAGAACAAGTGCGTCGAGTGCAAACTGTGATCCGCCATCCCGAGTACAATCACGCGGTCAAAGGCTTCCACGATATAGCGTTGCTGCTGCTGACCACGTCGCTGAGCTACAACGAATATGTCCAACCGGTTAGTTTGGTGAGCAACTTGGAGTATCCTTTGGGTGCGGTTGGAATGGTTACAGGGTACGGAGTGATTCAACCGAGCGGAACCACTGCGAGCTATCTTTCG AAGTTGTCGGTGAACATTCTAACGCCTGAAACCTGCTCCAACGGAGATGCATCGTGGAACACAAATCTGATTTGCACTGATCCGGGTACATGCGAAGGCGATTCTGGTGCGCCCCTTTTCCTGCGGAACGGTGATCAGTGGTCGCAAATTGGACTGATTTcattcggattccagtgtgCTTTTTATGGAACGCCAGCCTACTACACTTCCGTGCCGCAATATCTGAACTGGATCAACGAAACTATTGTAACGACCAACGACGATGACAATGGTTCGAAAAGAACTGCAGTGCCGCTGATGGGGATTATAGTTGTGACGTGTTCGAAGATAATCATTGGTTTTTTGGCGTTTTAA